In a genomic window of Neisseria flavescens:
- the nuoE gene encoding NADH-quinone oxidoreductase subunit NuoE, which yields MLSAESLKQIDIELAKYPADQRRSAIMGALRIAQTEKGWLAPETIAFVAEYIGISPAQAYEVATFYNMYDLEPVGKYKLTVCTNLPCALRGGMDTGEYLKKKLGIGYGETTPDGKFTLVEGECMGACGDAPVMLVNNHSMCGFMTEEAIEKKLAELE from the coding sequence ATGTTATCCGCAGAATCCTTAAAACAAATCGACATAGAGTTGGCGAAATACCCTGCCGACCAACGCCGCTCCGCCATTATGGGCGCATTGCGTATTGCCCAGACCGAAAAAGGCTGGCTTGCTCCCGAGACCATCGCCTTTGTCGCAGAATATATCGGCATCTCGCCTGCACAAGCCTATGAAGTCGCTACTTTCTACAATATGTACGACCTTGAGCCTGTCGGTAAATATAAATTGACCGTTTGTACCAACCTGCCCTGCGCCCTGCGCGGCGGTATGGATACCGGCGAATACCTGAAGAAAAAACTCGGTATCGGCTACGGCGAAACCACGCCCGACGGTAAATTTACCCTTGTCGAAGGCGAATGTATGGGCGCATGCGGCGATGCGCCGGTGATGCTGGTCAACAACCACAGCATGTGCGGCTTTATGACTGA